In Lycium ferocissimum isolate CSIRO_LF1 chromosome 11, AGI_CSIRO_Lferr_CH_V1, whole genome shotgun sequence, a single genomic region encodes these proteins:
- the LOC132037243 gene encoding probable xyloglucan endotransglucosylase/hydrolase protein 16, with translation MANSHLLLISILILGSLVAALAGNFNDLTEITWGEGRGKVLEGGKGLSLSLDNFSGSGFQSKNEYLFGRFDMQLKLVPGNSAGTVTTFFLSSQGEGHDEIDFEFLGNVTGEPYTVHTNVYSQGKGNKEQQFHLWFDPTAAFHTYTIVWNAHRIVFLVDNIPLRVYNNHENIGIPFPKSQPMKVYCSLWNADEWATQGGRVKTDWSHAPFTAYYRNINIDGCAVVSGSSSSCKSTDAAGNAKAWQTHELDAKGRNRVRWVQSKHMVYNYCADSKRFPQGHSQECKRSRF, from the exons ATGGCtaattctcatttgcttctgATTTCCATTCTAATTTTGGGCAGTCTAGTGGCTGCCTTAGCTGGTAATTTTAATGACCTTACAGAGATTACTTGGGGTGAAGGACGTGGTAAAGTATTAGAGGGAGGCAAAGGTCTCTCTCTATCACTTGACAATTTTTCCGGGTCGGGTTTTCAATCCAAGAATGAATATCTCTTTGGAAGGTTTGACATGCAACTCAAACTTGTCCCTGGAAACTCTGCTGGCACTGTCACAACTTTCTTT TTATCATCACAAGGAGAAGGACATGATGAGATTGATTTCGAGTTCTTGGGTAATGTGACTGGCGAGCCTTACACAGTCCATACAAATGTTTATTCTCAAGGAAAAGGAAACAAAGAACAACAGTTTCACCTTTGGTTCGACCCAACTGCAGCATTTCACACGTACACCATTGTGTGGAACGCTCACCGCATAGT GTTCTTGGTGGATAACATCCCACTTAGAGTCTACAACAACCATGAAAACATTGGTATTCCATTCCCCAAGAGCCAACCCATGAAAGTGTACTGCAGTTTGTGGAATGCAGATGAATGGGCTACACAAGGAGGCAGAGTCAAGACTGATTGGTCACACGCACCATTCACTGCTTATTACAGGAATATCAACATTGATGGATGTGCAGTTGTATCTGGTTCCTCTTCATCATGTAAGTCCACTGATGCCGCAGGAAATGCTAAGGCATGGCAAACACATGAACTTGATGCTAAGGGTAGGAACAGGGTTCGATGGGTCCAAAGTAAACACATGGTTTATAATTATTGTGCTGATTCTAAGAGGTTTCCTCAAGGACATTCTCAAGAGTGCAAGCGCTCAAGGTTTTAA